From a region of the Campylobacter showae CSUNSWCD genome:
- a CDS encoding phage replisome organizer N-terminal domain-containing protein produces the protein MSKKLFWIKLKKDFFDDPKILKIRSVAGGDTYTCIYLKLLLKSLDDDGVIFFDGIEPTIEAEIALKIREQEINVKAAMAIFESLGLLQKGEDDDVRLPEAVSLSGGECDSAKRVREFRAKQKEAKALHCNSAVTSGNKNVTLEKEIEKEIELEKEEANASTHVRTRESEKPDPEPKRFKKPTLKELETYKQETNLNLVDCSAFYDFYESKGWAVGKAPMKDWRASMRNWQRTEAERIAKRGSPPIAKDKRQDATTVDYDDLARFGFRSNDAIECEILELGADYGDR, from the coding sequence GTGAGTAAAAAACTATTTTGGATAAAACTTAAAAAGGATTTTTTCGATGACCCTAAAATTTTAAAAATAAGAAGTGTGGCCGGCGGAGATACCTACACCTGCATCTATCTTAAGCTTCTATTAAAAAGCTTAGACGATGACGGCGTTATATTTTTTGACGGCATAGAGCCGACGATAGAAGCCGAGATCGCGCTAAAAATAAGGGAGCAAGAAATCAACGTCAAGGCTGCTATGGCTATTTTTGAGAGCTTGGGGCTATTACAAAAGGGCGAGGATGACGACGTGAGACTGCCCGAAGCTGTAAGCCTAAGCGGCGGAGAATGCGACAGCGCAAAGAGAGTTAGGGAATTTAGAGCCAAACAAAAAGAGGCTAAAGCGTTACATTGTAACAGCGCGGTAACAAGCGGTAACAAAAACGTAACCCTAGAGAAAGAGATAGAGAAAGAGATAGAGTTAGAGAAAGAAGAGGCTAACGCCTCTACGCACGTGCGCACGCGTGAGAGCGAGAAGCCCGACCCCGAACCTAAGCGATTTAAAAAACCGACCCTAAAAGAACTTGAAACCTACAAGCAAGAGACAAATTTAAATCTCGTCGATTGCTCCGCGTTTTACGACTTCTACGAAAGCAAGGGCTGGGCGGTAGGCAAAGCCCCTATGAAAGATTGGCGAGCGTCTATGCGCAACTGGCAAAGAACCGAGGCGGAGCGAATAGCTAAAAGAGGATCGCCGCCTATTGCAAAAGACAAAAGGCAGGATGCGACGACGGTAGATTATGACGATTTAGCGCGTTTCGGGTTTAGGAGCAACGACGCGATAGAGTGCGAAATACTAGAACTAGGGGCAGATTATGGCGATAGATAG
- a CDS encoding MarR family transcriptional regulator: MNENLNNGYAICPNSWIFDKKLSVEDLRLLLYLASNPSGDILELSKLFSLANSTTSKRLTKLKKLGYIEKIKGVFQISGGEL; this comes from the coding sequence ATGAATGAAAATTTAAACAACGGCTACGCAATATGCCCTAATAGCTGGATATTCGATAAAAAATTGAGTGTTGAGGACTTGCGACTGCTTTTGTATCTAGCGAGTAATCCGAGCGGCGATATATTAGAGCTATCAAAGCTTTTTAGCCTTGCTAATTCTACTACCAGCAAGCGGCTAACTAAGCTTAAAAAGCTCGGCTACATTGAAAAGATTAAGGGCGTATTTCAAATTTCGGGGGGTGAGCTGTGA
- a CDS encoding HNH endonuclease, translating into MPTLFKRCKCGAKIKINERACERCRASASAGANKMYNVFGRNKEADKFYQSKEWKAVRAIVKARQPFCVACGKPTQIIDHIVPIEHGGATLNLDNLQGLCRSCHNKKTAQDEEKFKK; encoded by the coding sequence ATGCCGACGCTATTTAAACGCTGTAAATGCGGGGCAAAGATAAAGATAAACGAGAGAGCGTGCGAGCGGTGCAGAGCGAGCGCTAGCGCGGGAGCAAACAAGATGTATAACGTTTTTGGTAGAAACAAGGAAGCGGACAAATTCTACCAAAGCAAAGAGTGGAAAGCGGTGCGAGCCATAGTCAAAGCTAGGCAGCCCTTTTGTGTAGCGTGCGGCAAGCCTACGCAGATAATAGACCATATTGTGCCGATAGAACACGGCGGCGCTACGCTAAACCTTGATAACCTGCAAGGGCTTTGCAGGAGTTGTCACAACAAAAAGACTGCGCAGGATGAGGAGAAATTTAAAAAATGA